The segment CTCACTCTCATTCTGGACAGTTAAAACGGCCTGGGCCCCCTCTGGGAGAGCACTCTGTCATTCAGCATACCCCTGCTCCATCTCTACACCGGCCCATGGAAGACTGCCCCAGTCCAAACAAGAGAAAGAAGAGCTCTGGGTCTGAGCAGGTTGGTCATGTCTTTATGGCCTCACCCATGCATTTTCTGTCTTAAAACTCTCCTTTAACAAATGTTGTAAAAAaaccctctctttttctgtttatgTCAGGCTTCTTATTCAGCCATGCAGCGTATACCTGGGCCACCTGCACATTCAAATCAGCAGTCATCCTCCCAATACCCCTCTCCTAAACCTGGATTTTGGAACCCGATGCACAAAGGAGGAGCACCCTGGAGCCCAAATGAACGCAAAAGCGGGCAGATCGATTTTCAGGTCAGTCATTGCTGAtttgaatattaatatttagaacATAAATAGTTAATGGAGATCTTGTCAAAGAGCATAAATCATAGGAAATTTAGCATATTGAATATTTGGACTTGTCTACGATCCAAGTCCTGTCAATGTTTTGActggaactgacattgatgatgACAGAGTCGTGTAGTGTGAAAAGCACAGCAACCTGTAGTGGTGTATATGGGCGTTATTACTGACATTAGATGTACTTGACCTAATTGCTACTTTTTCTAATTCTCTATTCATAGGATTCAGCTAAGCCAGGAATTGGAAGTTTCCCATATAAACCGCCTCCCTTGAATCCGTCAACCATGTCTTCACCCACCATTCCCCCCACAAGAGGTTACGGACAAAGCAGGGGTCCTCCACCACAAACCCACAAGACTGGTCCGTCATCACCATCTCCAGGGCCACCTTCACAGAGCTCTCACATCCACCGTTCTACATACCCCTACCCCAACAACAGACCTACAGCTCAGACCCAAGGGGAACCACATGGTACTACTCCACAAAGACGACATGAATCTGGAGTGAATTCTTTGGATAGCCGGGCTCCACCAACACCACCTACATCCACATCATCGCTGCGGGCAGATAGGGAGCGCCCTGCACCCTCACCAGCAAACCACACCACAGTGCCTTACAGTCACCCTCAGTTCCAGCCTCACCCAGGGCTGATCCATTCCACCAGCCCACCAGCCAGCAACCAGGCCCAGGCCACAGTACCTCAGCACAACCCTGACAAACCCTGGAAGAACCAGGTAATACGCACAgagaaaatgaaattaaatgaattgcACAGATTCAGCTTGCATTAATCAAAACCTGGCTCTGATGCACAGAAAAAGATTTGCCTGGTTAAGACTTGTAAATTAATGCCTGTTTAATAttagtataaatataaatggcATGATATGCAACATATAAATGCTATCAATAGTTAGTTTTGTGTCCTATGATTTGTTGACTCCAATGTTCATTTTCCTTTAGGAGTCACGTGACATTTCAGCAGCAGGGGATTCTCAGGTGGTCGCACGCCTTTCTCAGGCACAGATTAAGGTTGTTGGGGGCGACCAGGGTCCAGGGACCCTCCAACATGTGAGCCCTTCTCAGGCCCCTGCACGAAAACCTGTCATTACCCCAAACCTGGAAACTCCTCAACCACCTTGCTCCCTGGAGCTATACACCAACGTTGGAAGCATCCCTACTATGAGCTCTGCACCCCCTACcacctcctccatccccagcacCCTAAGTGGCTGGAGAGGAACAGATTCTTCAGTGCTAATCTCAAACCCAAACCATGTATCCATGATTGGCCAAAATCTGCCACATCCAGGGTATCAGGGTGTCCACCCTGGTGTTGGAACCCTTCCACACCCATACAGAGGGGCACAATCTCAGATTCAGCAGTCCACTCTTCCTCACACAGGACAGGGTAGACCTAACTACACCCCGGTGTCCTCTGCTTCCTCCACCCTAAACTCAGGGCTTCAGAGATCAGGGGAGAGTGTCATCACCAGCAAGACCTCTAACACTCTCCCACAATCCGTCAGTTCACCTTTACATCGCCCTCAACCTCCAGCACACATAAAAGTCAATTCAGCCCTCCAGCCAATATCCAACAGTTCATACAGCTCAGTGCCCATTCAATCTTCCTCCTCAATTTCTCAGGCAACTACTACTGTTCCAGCCCCAGTCTACCCAAGATCCTGTTTGCAAACTGCTGCCCCAAGCTCTCAATCCATTGCTGATGCTTTAAATAAACTTGATGCAGAGTTGCAGGGCCACATGCAAGCAGAACAGAGAAGGAGAGACCAGGAAGAAGGGAGGAAACAGAATGTAGGGCGACAAGAAGTGGAGAAAAAGCCACATGGTGAGTCTGCAATCAAGAGTCTGGAACGTTTGCTGTCAGGTAGTGCAGCTGAGCCTCCACCTCCTCGTTTGTCTCCAGCCGATGCACCCTCTTCCGTCTCACATCCTTGCCAGAATTCACCACCTTATCCCTGGTTGAGTCGAGGAGGAGTGCCCCCACGTCCTTCTGGAACTGCAACAACCATTATGGAACGACCACGACCACCCCCTCTCACCCCCCAGACAGAATATGCCCGTGAGAAGCAAAGGCAGAGAGAGAAATGGAAGAGTGGAACACCATCTCAGAACTCCACTGGGATTCCCACATACCCCTCAGAGTCAGGTCTCATCAGCCCCTCCCACAACCATACAATGCAATTGAAACCTGACCCATCCAAAGATGTCACCATGTTGAAAACCCCTCATATTGCTGGGATTTTGGATGCTATTCCCAACCCCCCGCCCCTGCGAGAGCCACCCAAACTTTACCAGGCTTTCCCCAAGGATGTTCCCTCTTCATGCACACAAATCAGCACGACTGCAAATAGCCTGCAAAAACACATGCCCAGTACAGGACTTGGTAGTCTGGGTAGCAGTTCTAATAGTTGCAGTGGTGACTCTGATGGTGCCCAATTTGAGGAGGAAACTTCTGAGCTTTTGCCTGATGGATTGGCTAACATTATGAAAATGCTGGATGAGTCCATCAAGAAAGAGGAGGAGTTGTATTCTGGTCAGATGGGAGAACGGGCAGGACCAGAACCTCCGTTTTCTGCAAATGTGGCTCCGATGAAGAGTTATTTATGCGCACCAGACCTTGTGCCTGCCCTAAAGCAATCTCCAACTGAGGATCATCAGCCAGATGGCCATGCAAGCCCACCTGTGTTAAGTCGGCAAGGTTCCTTGGCATCGCCTTGCAGTCGTACTTCTTCACTTGAGGAAGAAGAGGAGGTTCTTAAGGTCATTTCCAAGTCTGCCAATTCCATTAGCATGCAGTCCCAAGAAAGCATTCTTGCCACAGGAACCAACTATCGCCATAGTGACTTAGCCAAGCTGTATGGCCTTCCAGAGGTAGAGAAAAGTGAGTGcgaggaggatgatgatgatgatgaagctGATCAGGAAGATGAAACTCCATCCTGTTCACCACCACCTCAGCGGCCTCATCTCCACCAGACAGGTGTGAACAGCATGTTTAAAAACCTTGCGTCTGTACTTGAGAGCCAGAAATACACCTACCGGGGTGGACCCTTTGGTCGTCCTCCTCCCTCTGCTTTTGTGGGAGTTAAGTACTCTTCATCTCTTTCTCTGGGCCCTGACATTTGCAGGCAACAACAAAGCACTTCCCCCACATCAGGCACAGCCAATCAACCAGGTTTTAGCAGTCCAACGCAAACCCCTGCCATTAGTAACTCAGGTCAGCCCTGTCCCCTCTCGCCCACAAGTTGGGCATCAGAGAGGAAAAGAGGGGATAAAAAAAGCCAGTCAGATCTTTTGGGCAATGATGATGAAGAAGAGATTTCAGAGGAACACACAGGAGAGAAGGATTCTGGAACTGTAAAAGACTTGTTGGAAAGACGACCAAAGCTGACTACCATCTCAGAGTCTTCGCTAGCGGAGCTTAGTCATAGCTATGAGGTGAACAAACACATACTCCCTTATAAAGACCACTCAAAGGCAGAGTCACAGGAGATATGCAAACCTGATAAAGAAAAGGACCGACACAAAGACAGAGAACGAGAGAGGAAACACAAACACAGTAGCAAAAAACATGAGGACAGGAAAGAGAGGAAGAAAAAGCACAGAGAAAGACACGATGATGCATCTCTTTCCTCATCCTCATCTTCCAGCTTCAGTCGACGGCACAGGGATGGAAAGTCACACAAGGAAAAGAAGAGCAGGCAGGTGCTGGCTAACCTGGACATTCAGAGTAAGGAGTTTAGGGAGAAGGAACAAGAGCGTGATGGAGATAAGAAGAGAAGGAAAGAGGAATGTAACCGACTTCAGACCGAAGGGGAAGGGGCACAGAGTAAAGACAAGGGCAGCAGCTCAGGACGTTCCTCTGATCTCCCATCAGCTTCATCAGCATTATGTTCTGATGACTTTCAGAAACTAAAGGCGCTGACAGATGGACCACCCAAAGAACTGAAGATACGCCTCATAAAGGTGGAGAGTGGGGACAGGGAGACATTTATTGCTTCAGAGGTGGAGGAGAGGAGGATTCCTCTGGAGGAAATCACCATAAAGAACACAGCTAGTGAAATCATCAGAGCCTGCAAGTAAGCAATATTTCCATGCAGGACATCtctaaaacagattttttttttttttggctgcaGTTGCAGTTTAGTTGGGACCATGAAAGACCATATCTAAAACTCAGTGTCTTCTTGTTTCAGGGGAGCTCGTGTGAAGGAGAAATTCAAGGAATCGTACCTCCTACCTGCCTTCTCTGTTAAACCAAGTTTGACCACAGAGCTGCCCATCCCTCCAGAGAAACTCAACCCCCCCACACCTAGTATCTATGTAAGCACTGCAGTAGCATTGTCAGCATCTCCTGCCCCCTTGTGGTCACTTTTTgtattaaataaacaataacCTCTACTCAAGTAataatttatcaatttatttATCAAGTAAATATTCAGTTGTGAATTAAAAGTATGGCATACTGATTCAATGTTGGTGTTTCTCTGCAGTTGGAAAGTAAAAGAGATGCATTCTCTCCGGTCCTGCTGCAGTTCTGCACAGATTCTAAAAACCCCATTACTGTCATCCGGGGACTAGCTGGCTCCCTTAGATTAAGTAAGTTTATGTGTACGTCTTATAGATTGGGCCTGGAGGATAAACTGATTTTCAGTTGTAAATTTTGTAACGCTACAGTTTGTCTAAACAGTTGCTGTTGTGGAAACTAAGTTGCACTTTTTTCCCATTCTTTCTCCAGATCTTGGTCTGTTTTCCACAAAGTCTTTGGTGGAGGCAAATGGGGAGCACGCAGTAGAAGTCCGGACCCAGGTCCAGCAGCCTGCGGATGAGAACTGGGATCCCAGTGGCACTGGCCAGACCTGGCCCTGCGAGAGCAGCAGGTCACACACAACGATTGCCAAGTATGCCCAGTACCAGGCCTCCAGCTTTCAAGAGAGCTTACAGGTGTGAACACAAATGTACACTCCTACACCATAAAAATTTGGAAAGAGCATTTGTTCATTTCTGGAGGTGTATTGGTCATTTTGCAATTACTTTAGAATTCTTGTTTGTATAGTTATGTCTGAttataaactataaaataaaatgccttTAGAATCGTATTCATCATGCACTTACCATACCATTGTCTGAACTTGCAGGAAGAGAAGGGCAgtgatgaggaggaggaggatgatgaGAAATCAGCCACTAACCCTGAGAACATGACCATTAACTCCTCAACTCCCAGCTCTAGGTAGTTTATCGCGAATTACCTTAGCACTTAATTCTTGAATTAATCCAAATATTTacctaatttatttaaatatatatttacctaatttatttaaatatatatatatttcttatgTGTAAGAATAAAGATCTGTTAAAAATGCTGTTATTAATTATCTTTACAGTTCAGAGCAGAAATCTGTGGGGAAGATAATTAAATTTGGCACCAACATTGACCTGTCCGATCCCAAAAGGTAAGACCATTGTGCATAATTGCTTGAACGTGTGCAGCGACTTGTTTCTTTTGGatgatattaaaatatccaCCATAAATATGTAAAACTCCCAAGACATAGAAATAGAATGCTGCCTGTGTAATGTACAAGCAATGTGTATTAACTAAATGATGTTTTGTCTTGTTCTTTAGATGGAAGCCTCAGCTGCAAGAACTGCAGAAGTTGCCGGCGTTTATGCGCGTTTCCTCTAGTGGGAATATGCTGAGCCATGTTGGCCACACCATTTTGGGAATGAATACAGTACAACTCTACATGAAGGTCCCTGGCTGCCGCACACCAGGTTTGACTTTCTTTATTTGTAGTCAATCGAGGATGGATTTGTCTTCTTTGACAAGTAGTTCTTTACTGATGTTAATTTTCATGTTAAATGCTTGTATCATCAGGACACCAGGAGAACAATAACTTCTGTTCCGTAAACATTAATATTGGGCCTGGAGACTGTGAGTGGTTTGCTGTCCATGACAACTACTGGGAGGCCATCAGTGATTTCTGTGAAAAGTAAGAAACTGTCTCACTTAAACATTCAAAATCTGTCTTTATTAAGCCACAGTAGAGTgtcaatttattaaaaatttctGTCAAAATAACACTAATAGCCAAATAATGTTTGATTCCTAATGAAAGTGTTAATTTTAACCAAAGATTTATTAAGTTTGCAAATGAATTTTCACTCAGGCATGGAGTGGACTACCTGACAGGATCATGGTGGCCGGTTCTGGATGACTTGTACCGCTCTAATATCCCTGTGTACCGGTTCATCCAAAGGCCAGGAGATCTGGTATGGATCAACGCAGGCACTGTACACTGGGTTCAAGCCGTGGGCTGGTGCAACAATATTGCTTGGAATGTGGGACCTGTCAATTGTGAGTAACCTACACACTAACCTTTTAACCATTCTTTTTATCGTTGAAAAAACGTATCAGTCATTATAGTTAAATAAACAGTTGCAAAAAAAAGCGGTAAAACTAAAATTTCTTAGCCTGGGCACAGAACTGTAAAAAGCTTTTTTGCTAAACTTTTTATCTTTGCATTTGTAGCATATCAGTACCAGTTGGCTTTGGAGAGATTTGAGTGGAATGAAGTGAAGAAAGTGAAATCCATCGTTCCCATGATTCACGTGTCCTGGAACGTGGCACGCAACGTCAAAATCACAGATCCAGACACTTACAAAATGATCAAGTGAGTATGCAGCAGCATTATGGACTCTTTCTTTCCAAGTTACATCACAATTAAGTAGCAtggatatttcatttttttttttttctccttttcagACACTGTCTCCTTCAGTCTATTAAGCACATTCAGATCCTGAGGGACCAGCTGGTGGCAGCTGGAAAGAAGATCTCTTACCAGAGTAGAGTGAAGGATGAGCCGGCCTACTACTGTAACGAGTGTGATGTGAGTCGATTGTTGTGCTTCataatttgtaaaaatgtatttccaGGTTCCAAGTAGAAAAAGATAGTATCGACATGCAAAAACCCAACAGACCTGCTGAATTATattccaaaaaaaatatttaacatacaGCTGTCTCATCTCAGGTTACGAAATATGCAACTTTGCTAGTGGTGCAGAAATTACACATTTGCATCTTTACATAGGTTGTGCCAAATTGCACACACTGCATTGCAATCATTTcccaaaatgtaatttgtgtGGAAATATTACAAGGTCTGTAAACGGGGTGTTAACACAGGCCAGAGACGGACACAAAGAAGAGAACACAGACGCACCAGCAAATACTGTACCAGGCACAACAAGCTCGCTATTTGCAATGCTcaaaatataggaagaaaatataagTATTTTATTGGGGGTGGGGGAACTGTCCTCAGAAGTTTCGATGGCATTTTCTTTTCCTCTTACCTCCATATAAAGAAGTCTTTATAAGCACAGTGCTGCTTTGTGTACAGCGTTAACCAAAGGAACtgctgctgttccataagctgtgaatttgcattttcattcagttctgtgctgttttgtgcaggtgtgtCTTATGTAGCACAATTTTAACGAATCAGAATTGGCCATGAAAAATCATGAACAGTGCATCACTATCTGAAATGATAAATAGGTATTAAATAAAGAAATTTTAATTATCAATGTTGCTGTAATTATCAACGTTGTCGTCtgaacgcaaaaaaaaaaaaaataaataaaaaataaaaatgttttagtacATCAGTATCTTGTAAACGTACCCTaggaaaaataattattaaatcatgTAAATGTATTCTGGTAGAACCCCCTAAACAAAATTCTGAACGTGAAAATGCCATAATAGCGGCGCTTTAAGAGTTTGtggtttgtttgttcattcttGAGCAGGTGGAGGTGTTTAACCTGCTGTTTGTGACCAGTGAGAGTGGCAGTCGGAAGACGTATGTGGTGCACTGTGAGGACTGTGCACGACAACGCAGCCCAAACCTCTCCAATGTAGTAGTGCTGGAGCAATACCGCATGGAGGAGCTAATGAACGTGTACGACTCTTTCAGCCTGGTGAGTTCAACCGCACACTTTGTCACAAGTGCACGAACGTGAACAAAGCTTCAGAAAGAGCTAACGTCTATCATTTGTTTTCTCAGGCCATCAGTCCCAGCTCCCGATGAGAACGTCTCATCTCTTTCCCTCACACAGCCATAACCAAAACTCCTGCTCGCAGGACAAGATCTTTTATTTTAGTCCAATTAAGACTTAAAACATTTACCGTTGGATAAAAAATTACCTACTACTGTTAATATTTGTTGAACAGCCAATCAAGAACCAGTTTACTCAGCATTGTTTACAGAACCAATCAGCCAATAAGACTCCAGTTTACCAACGTCTGAATGGCTCTGTGGGACTTCAGATGGACCGCAGTTTGGTGCTGTCATGGCTTACAGCAGCGGAGTTGACAAAATCCTGTCCGTTTGGGTTTTTGTTCTTAGTTTTCTttcatgttgctttttttttgtgtcgTCTTGAATACTGAAATGTCTAAATGATCTTTGTACTTTTCGTGGGTGCTTATTTTTCtccaataatttattatttttaaacctaGAACAGCCTAGATATATACCACATTGGCCTTGTGACTTGTATTTAGTGAAGagataaaaattaataatactaataatagaGCTATGGACATTTTTCTAAAGCATTAagaattaaaagaattacagTTGTTCAgaatgcttcaaaacatacgggttttaaaatactttttcagttttagtatgGAATGTTGTGTTTATATCATCAGGACAAGCGTTTTAGGattgcatttttaatcaatCTCTTTTCCTGCATTTTGTGAGTATACttgttcagtttcatctgttttgGTCAGTGAATTGTTTCTCACCTCTATACAGATCTATTCTcctagatttttcttttttcttttcttttttttttttctttttttaaattgtaaattgtttttatttaaaatgttcttctattTATTGGATATAAAATGTTCTCCCCTGCCTCAGTATGGTTATCATAGATGTATTAAGGGTTTCTATTGTTATTCTAAATCCTCTGTAATATTTTAAGGGTgctaattttctttctttttttaatattggtGCTTGCCCCTTTAAATATCTTTCCTGtctatataaattaaatgtctCATAACTGACTCCTTGTCCTTTTAGATTATAGAGCACAGAGTAGGATCTGACTAATCAGAAGTTGTCTGTTATacacaaatgttttaaaaagacattttccCCACTTATGTTACCATTATGACTTAAATGTGATCACTGTTATATATTCAAACACCTGCTCACTTGCCAGTTTGTTTATTTTAGGAAAAAGACAGGGGCCATGTTCATATGAGTTCTCAGATTAGACTCtgaatctttttgttttttactaagATGATGACTTGGTGATGATACTAAGGTTAGTAATCCTGAGCCTAGATTAGCAGCTATTCTCTGATGAATTCAGGTGTTTCACGAATTGGGGCTAAGAACAGTTTTTGATACCTATCTTACACATTAAGTGGTGCTTCTGTCCTGttgtaaatgctgttcatttgagGACACGATTCTGACTACAGCAGGCATAAACTTTGAATGAACAGTAATTAGTACAGTAATTGGCTGCAGAGGGTTGTCATACGCCTAAACTGAGgcatatatggagaaaaatcacaCGGAACTGTAAATTGTGACTTTACTGGAATGAGTAACAGTGTGAAAGGGGATTTAACGCATTATTGTTTTGAGTtatatactgtaatttttttacaGCTTTAGAGGAGTTAGCGTGAAGTAATTCATGTATTATCAGGAAAATGGTTTTGATTATGATATAGATGGTGCTGAGTTCTTGAGCTACTCtcaattttttaagaaatatttttccTGTTGCAATATACACACTTtcctttttttctcattattttatttttgtggttATTTAAAATCTGCACTGTTTTGGAATTCACACACGAAGCGAACTGAGCCAGACATGTCTTAAACACTTTGTGAATTCGTGTGACATTGATATGATTACTCTGAATAATATTAAATGCTTTTGATAAACTTTGATCTATGCCATGTCTCTGTATTCATTCAGTGGGaacaaatttttttaaatataagaaCCAAATTCATCCGCAGAGCCGAATCACAACCAAAACAAAGAATTATCCTattgctcataaaacattctaCTACTAGCCTTAAGGTATATAACCAGTTTtgatggaaaggatctcaagaTTAGCTGAAGATGTTGCTGTAGATAGATACTAAGGTTGTGTTCCACTCCAAATTTGTAACATAATATACACTATTATGCAATTAATTCTTAAAGtaatttataaatcatacaCTACAGTTAAGTGCGATCTGCTGTGACATCACAATAAAgttgaattgtgggatatagagCTTGAAGTGTACTTCagagtagactcgctccctcagTCAAAATCGAGGGGACGAGGGCCTATCCACATAAACTTCCCACTCCAACTTGACAAAGTGGAACTCGTGgaagggattcccccgaggggaagtgcttaGAGAAGTTTGTGAGTGTATGTCTAAAAGCAAAATGGATTGCACCCATAGACACGGTACTTCATTGAAAAGTCATGTACATTATGTCACagtctcttttttttcccagcAGAATCTCCTCTGTTCGGCGTTTGCTTAAAATGGTTGGTTCCCCAAAGGTTGGAGATTTAGTTGCTCCATGTCATCCTTTCTCACTCATTGTGACAAAGTAACCTATGCGAATCCCACACCATACATATAGCCGGAGCAACGTTTCTCTGTGGCTGCTtctgaaatcgcatactctcATGAGTAggtattattagtattattttgaACCTCACAACCACTAAAAATAGTATGAATgcagtgttgggtaagttaattactaattacatcatcaatgttgtatttaaaatactcTTCTAATTACTCTTTctgaaaagtaatttaattactcaATAAGTAACTTACTAATTACTTCTTAAAATCCCTATAAACCTTGACCGGATAAACAATAGAAAGGAAACTCTTTTAATAATTTAGTCATACATGGAATAGTTTAGCCTTTTatagatttttaaaacattttaataacttCATTAAAACATAAACTATAATACTTTAttacttaataataaaaaaaaaattgtaacaaATAGGGATGTCACTATATACCAAAAAACAATACTCGATACCatggtaaaaaatatataaagatacaaataaaacaatgctatatatctttttttttttttttttttttttttttcaggtaacGTTAGGTTTAATAGTAGTAAGTAAAAATaccacagaaattgaataatcaaatatgaAATAACTCTGCAAAGTCATAACTGTatcaattaaatatagattcatccttattaaagcttttcttttgttatttgattatCATTTATAATACAGACAGCCAATAGTAGACAGTAGCATGTTTTAAAGGCTGCTGTCACTAATGGATGGACGGAGACAATATGCTGTTACACACGCTGTTCACATTCACATAACCAACGCGAATATACACTAAAACGTGCATTTTGATACAACTGTGCGTGTATTTGAAGAACGTTTATGTGTAATACACCGCGAAAATCTGACACGCGCGAGAGTGCGCGCACTGCCTGAAGACCTCTCAGAGAACGCGCGCAGTTTTTTCTCTTTAGGACATACCTTACATTTTACCTATGTTCTTGCCTACCTGTGGCAAAAAAAGTTGCAAgtaattggaatatttccattcttcaaaacatccacTCGCTTCTGCCGACATCTTCAGACAGCGACTACACAGCCAACTGGTGCGATGTTGCGAACTCACGCGCAACTCACTACAGCTAACGATTTTAAAGAGGCAGCGTTCATTTTTACCTTTAGACGACAAATTTAGATTTTAAATTCAATATTGATTTAAACAGAACTGTTAAACTAATTTACAGTATGTAACACAAGTACATTataagtaactgtaattaaattgcCTAAAAATGAACAGTAATCCCTTATTTACTTTTTCAGTATGaaatgtatgaatgtaatctggatACATTCACCATGTCGTCAtaatcatgtgacctaccagtgtcagttgtgtcgcttccccgccattcataaatcctctcctgtggcctcatgggatagtaaagtgtccatcgtatgcacACTAGAGCTGGAAGAAGTCCATCATCCAGGTACTTTTtccctactcttttatgagtactgtgaattcggaAAATGTCTTTTGTCACACACACTGTTTTTCGCCTACTATATATAGTAGGGAAATATGCTATTTCGGATGCAGCACTTGAGATGCACGAGGCGAGTGATGAATGCAATTTCCCGCGAAAACCATCCCAAGAGATCTATAAACATAAAAGGTTTCCCATTGTGAATCGGTAAGAAAAACCatgttttggaagaaggattgatatatttattaattatttagatttacaacaacaaaaatacatagtGTAGCCTACCTTTAAACAGTATTTCTTATATTATTATTCGTTGggttgtttaattttatttatttttgcattattttttttttttattaatctatACAAAAATGTTTCTACACTATTAATATATTGCTCTTGACATCATTCCACAATTTCATCAGCCGATACCAGGCACGCCCGTTATCTGTAGGAGAATATTTATCCTTGTTTATTCATCTCATGTTTTGTGTCAGGTTCATCCCTATCAAAGTTCCTTCCTGTTCTTCTCTGTTGACGTGGGTTCAGAGGAACCAGAGCTTGTTTACTTTTGTGATCAGCTTCCAGTAAAATGCCCTATCACTAAactttaatacatgtttgaaacAAGAATGCTCACTTCATGCAGTAGCTTTCAATTTATCTGTGTGAGAATGGAAGTGTTCCATTTAACACACCCATGTAGGCTAGTCATAGCAGCAAGAGTTGAACTGATGGTCAGATACGTCAAACAGTTTACAACAGCCAGGCTCAAGCATCAACTAGAAGTTCATTTCAACTGCCaacaaattattttgtaaaacattACAATTCATAGTCAGTTATTGCAGaaattcactcccattatactCCAAATATATTAGCACACTTTTATCGAAACTGACTTTGGAGAATCAGCACAAACTCAGGAGTTTGGAAAAGAGTAAAGTTCAAAAAGGACATTAGGCTCATGCAAAGGTTAACATTGTGCAGACTTGCGGATTTCCTACTTCCTGTAAGTACAGGAAGCTCTTTCCACCCCTCCTTTATCACATTGCTCTTTTTCTCCATTCAGAACGCCAAACTGCAAATGCAAAGCTTGTTTAAATAATGCACAC is part of the Chanodichthys erythropterus isolate Z2021 chromosome 11, ASM2448905v1, whole genome shotgun sequence genome and harbors:
- the kdm6ba gene encoding lysine-specific demethylase 6B isoform X2, translating into MHHTPEQFTGCSTRDPFPLDGLNRGPWAPVGSRAWPPPSRCLPGVSQHQFVSQMPPGHMTGLNHPSKFLNNGPLHRGDKQDLSQALLPGLQRPAPPRPWEPTRTGQSYESLPGDNHNRLHNGYNAGPPAHLTARANQLLKYGAPHPHFPAHGSRPMLPLPDIWTQPQTQQQPRGPHSHSGQLKRPGPPLGEHSVIQHTPAPSLHRPMEDCPSPNKRKKSSGSEQASYSAMQRIPGPPAHSNQQSSSQYPSPKPGFWNPMHKGGAPWSPNERKSGQIDFQDSAKPGIGSFPYKPPPLNPSTMSSPTIPPTRGYGQSRGPPPQTHKTGPSSPSPGPPSQSSHIHRSTYPYPNNRPTAQTQGEPHGTTPQRRHESGVNSLDSRAPPTPPTSTSSLRADRERPAPSPANHTTVPYSHPQFQPHPGLIHSTSPPASNQAQATVPQHNPDKPWKNQESRDISAAGDSQVVARLSQAQIKVVGGDQGPGTLQHVSPSQAPARKPVITPNLETPQPPCSLELYTNVGSIPTMSSAPPTTSSIPSTLSGWRGTDSSVLISNPNHVSMIGQNLPHPGYQGVHPGVGTLPHPYRGAQSQIQQSTLPHTGQGRPNYTPVSSASSTLNSGLQRSGESVITSKTSNTLPQSVSSPLHRPQPPAHIKVNSALQPISNSSYSSVPIQSSSSISQATTTVPAPVYPRSCLQTAAPSSQSIADALNKLDAELQGHMQAEQRRRDQEEGRKQNVGRQEVEKKPHGESAIKSLERLLSGSAAEPPPPRLSPADAPSSVSHPCQNSPPYPWLSRGGVPPRPSGTATTIMERPRPPPLTPQTEYAREKQRQREKWKSGTPSQNSTGIPTYPSESGLISPSHNHTMQLKPDPSKDVTMLKTPHIAGILDAIPNPPPLREPPKLYQAFPKDVPSSCTQISTTANSLQKHMPSTGLGSLGSSSNSCSGDSDGAQFEEETSELLPDGLANIMKMLDESIKKEEELYSGQMGERAGPEPPFSANVAPMKSYLCAPDLVPALKQSPTEDHQPDGHASPPVLSRQGSLASPCSRTSSLEEEEEVLKVISKSANSISMQSQESILATGTNYRHSDLAKLYGLPEVEKSECEEDDDDDEADQEDETPSCSPPPQRPHLHQTGVNSMFKNLASVLESQKYTYRGGPFGRPPPSAFVGVKYSSSLSLGPDICRQQQSTSPTSGTANQPGFSSPTQTPAISNSGQPCPLSPTSWASERKRGDKKSQSDLLGNDDEEEISEEHTGEKDSGTVKDLLERRPKLTTISESSLAELSHSYEVNKHILPYKDHSKAESQEICKPDKEKDRHKDRERERKHKHSSKKHEDRKERKKKHRERHDDASLSSSSSSSFSRRHRDGKSHKEKKSRQVLANLDIQSKEFREKEQERDGDKKRRKEECNRLQTEGEGAQSKDKGSSSGRSSDLPSASSALCSDDFQKLKALTDGPPKELKIRLIKVESGDRETFIASEVEERRIPLEEITIKNTASEIIRACKGARVKEKFKESYLLPAFSVKPSLTTELPIPPEKLNPPTPSIYLESKRDAFSPVLLQFCTDSKNPITVIRGLAGSLRLNLGLFSTKSLVEANGEHAVEVRTQVQQPADENWDPSGTGQTWPCESSRSHTTIAKYAQYQASSFQESLQEEKGSDEEEEDDEKSATNPENMTINSSTPSSSSEQKSVGKIIKFGTNIDLSDPKRWKPQLQELQKLPAFMRVSSSGNMLSHVGHTILGMNTVQLYMKVPGCRTPGHQENNNFCSVNINIGPGDCEWFAVHDNYWEAISDFCEKHGVDYLTGSWWPVLDDLYRSNIPVYRFIQRPGDLVWINAGTVHWVQAVGWCNNIAWNVGPVNSYQYQLALERFEWNEVKKVKSIVPMIHVSWNVARNVKITDPDTYKMIKHCLLQSIKHIQILRDQLVAAGKKISYQSRVKDEPAYYCNECDVEVFNLLFVTSESGSRKTYVVHCEDCARQRSPNLSNVVVLEQYRMEELMNVYDSFSLAISPSSR